Proteins from one Candidatus Methylomirabilis sp. genomic window:
- a CDS encoding ABC transporter permease encodes MPSSIPASRTIELVLAPPAARGRTPLQEAWRRLIANPVARGGLVIVVVVATLAILTPLLHLYRPEVDSDLLMRLQPPTWEHPFGTDTLGRDILVRVLHGARVSLGLGLGSVAVAAVAGSLLGLLAGYAGRWVDLALMFCMDILLAFPATLLAIAIVAMIGPGLRNSLIAISLVSIPFYARIARGAVLSLKEQEFVVAAEGLGGSDLRIVFRHLLPNALPPLMVQTTLGIAFAVLEAAALGFLGLGAQPPTPEWGAMLADSYKYFTSGAWWAFFFPGAAIMVSVLGFNLLGDGLRDALDPRLRA; translated from the coding sequence ATGCCGTCGTCGATCCCCGCATCGCGTACGATTGAGCTCGTTCTCGCCCCCCCTGCCGCACGGGGGCGGACGCCGCTCCAGGAGGCCTGGAGGCGGCTCATCGCCAACCCGGTAGCCCGGGGGGGGCTCGTGATCGTGGTAGTCGTGGCCACGCTCGCGATCTTGACCCCCCTCCTGCACCTCTACCGGCCCGAGGTGGATTCCGATCTCCTGATGCGCCTCCAGCCGCCGACCTGGGAGCATCCCTTCGGGACCGACACGCTCGGGCGGGACATCCTGGTCCGGGTCCTGCACGGGGCCCGGGTCTCCCTCGGCCTCGGCCTGGGCTCGGTGGCGGTGGCGGCGGTGGCCGGCTCCCTCCTCGGCCTCCTGGCGGGCTACGCCGGGCGTTGGGTGGACCTCGCCCTCATGTTCTGCATGGACATCCTCCTCGCCTTCCCGGCCACCCTCCTGGCGATCGCCATCGTGGCGATGATTGGCCCCGGCCTCCGGAACTCGCTTATCGCGATCAGCCTCGTGTCCATCCCGTTCTACGCCCGGATCGCCCGGGGGGCCGTCCTCTCCCTGAAGGAGCAGGAGTTCGTCGTCGCCGCCGAGGGTCTGGGCGGGAGCGACCTCCGGATCGTGTTCCGGCACCTCCTCCCGAACGCCCTGCCCCCGCTCATGGTGCAGACGACGCTCGGGATCGCCTTCGCCGTCCTCGAGGCGGCGGCGCTGGGATTCCTCGGTCTGGGGGCCCAGCCCCCCACCCCCGAGTGGGGGGCGATGCTGGCCGACAGCTACAAGTACTTCACCAGCGGGGCCTGGTGGGCCTTCTTCTTCCCGGGGGCGGCGATCATGGTCTCCGTCCTCGGCTTCAACCTCCTGGGCGATGGCCTGCGGGACGCCCTGGACCCCAGGCTGCGCGCGTAG